A window of Gambusia affinis linkage group LG03, SWU_Gaff_1.0, whole genome shotgun sequence contains these coding sequences:
- the mthfd2 gene encoding bifunctional methylenetetrahydrofolate dehydrogenase/cyclohydrolase, mitochondrial yields MATIRTLRKLCQHVQHQVCSLHTSPSRAEAVVISGRKLARQIREETRADVDQWVSAGNRRPHLSVILVGDNPASHSYVLNKTRAAADVGISSETILKHSEISEEELLDLIYKLNTDPGVDGLLVQLPLPEHIDERTICNAVAPNKDVDGFHVVNVGRMCLDQSTMLPATPWGVWEIIKRTGIPTFGKNVVVAGRSKNVGMPIAMLLHTDGQHERPGGDATVTISHRYTPKEQLCQHTKIADIIVAAAGIPNLITADMIKEGAAVIDVGINRVQDPVTGKSRLVGDVDFEAVKKKAGFVTPVPGGVGPMTVAMLMKNTVKAAKSVLQFPPERIRVAATS; encoded by the exons GGCAGAGGCGGTGGTCATCTCAGGGAGGAAGCTGGCTCGTCAGATCCGGGAAGAAACCCGGGCCGATGTGGATCAGTGGGTCTCAGCCGGCAACAGGAGACCCCACCTGAGTGTCATTCTGGTTGGAGACAACCCAGCCAGTCACTCCTATGTTCTCAACAAGACTCGGGCTGCAGCCGACGTCG GAATCTCAAGTGAGACAATTCTCAAACACTCAGAGATCAGCGAGGAGGAGTTACTGGACCTAATCTATAAACTCAACACAGACCCTGGTGTGGACGGCCTGCTGGTCCAGCTGCCTCTGCCAG AGCACATTGACGAACGCACAATCTGCAATGCAGTGGCTCCTAACAAGGATGTGGACGGCTTCCACGTAGTCAACGTTGGCCGAATGTGCCTGGATCAGTCCACCATGCTCCCTGCCACTCCCTGGGGAGTCTGGGAAATTATCAAACGCACAG GTATTCCTACCTTTGGGAAGAATGTTGTTGTTGCCGGACGCTCCAAGAATGTGGGCATGCCTATTGCCATGTTACTGCACACAGACGGGCAACATGAGAGGCCTGGAG GCGATGCCACAGTCACTATTTCTCACCGTTACACTCCAAAGGAACAGCTTTGCCAGCACACTAAAATAGCTGACATTATTGtggctgctgcag GAATTCCCAACCTGATCACAGCGGACATGATCAAAGAGGGAGCTGCTGTGATCGATGTTGGAATAAACAGAGTGCAGGACCCTGTCACTGGAAAGAGCAGGCTGGTTGGAGATGTGGATTTTGAAG CTGTGAAGAAGAAGGCTGGGTTTGTCACCCCTGTTCCCGGAGGCGTCGGACCCATGACCGTGGCCATGCTCATGAAGAACACCGTCAAAGCTGCTAAAAGTGTCCTGCAGTTTCCCCCAGAGAGGATCCGTGTGGCTGCCACATCCTAA